The Deltaproteobacteria bacterium genome includes the window AGGGGGCCAGGACGGGTGAGATCGGTGATGGAAAGATCTTTATCCTGGACCTCCCCGAAGTTATCCGGATTGGCACCGGAGAAAAAGGCGGCAAGGCGATCGGTTAAACAACGATGAAACGTATGTGGTTTTCTTTCATCAAATATACAAGGCAGTTCATATCTTCATGAAAATTATAAGAGGTATGCCATGATGCCATCCAAAGAAGGCGATGCACCTCAAGACGAAAAAAGGCAGGAATGGAATCCCTGCGCGGGAATGACATGTATTTTGATATTTAATGATTATGCAGTCTTCTACAGGTCATACTGAGGCTGACTGCATTCATCCGATCGGCTTCAGTACAATAAGTAAATTAAACTCGCCCGCTTTAAGAGGCTGCTACGCCTATAAAACGCGGCATAGAAAAGAGAGGAGAACATTATGAAATTTGTAAAAGTAATGATGATTAATTTTGTTTTATCGGTTTTCTTATCGGGGATCGCACATGCAACGCCGTCAACGACCTACTGGACACCCATGACTCCGGACATTCAGTCCTATGGCGTCCTCCATATAGGCGTGGATAACTATTTCAGCGTTGCCAGAAAAACGTCCGATGAACCTGGCATCAATAATTCCCTCCCGATGGATGCAGGACTTACTATAGGCGTGCTCCCCTTCGAAAAATTTCAGATGGAGGTCGGAATAGACTACTTGCAGCCATCAGATTATCCCGCGTATTTCAATGCCAAAATGGGCGCGCCTGAAGGAGCGCTGGGTAGCTGGGCGCCGACGCTGCAAGTGGGAATTTTCAATGTGGGGACCCATAAGAATAGCGCGCAAGCCGGTCAGGCCTCTAATAGTACCAACCAGAATATCGTGTATGGAGTGATCGGCAAGACCATACCTTATGTGGGAAGGCTCTCTGCGGGACCATACATCGGCAACGATTCCGTGCTAAAAAACGGCAAAGGAGACAAAGAAAATTACGGCTTTATGGTTGCGTTCGATCGTGGATTCCTCCCTGTAAAGGACAAGGACGGCAATGAGTTCAATAGAATTGTCCTGGCCGCTGACTACGCTTCTAAAAAGAACGCTATTGGCGGCGGCGGCGTTGGTCTTTATTACTATTTCACAAAAGATATATCCCTTCTCACCGGACCCGTATGGTTTAATGATCAAGACATCAACGGCAAATGGAAGTGGACTATACAGCTTGATATAAATACGCAGTTATTCGGCGGGAAAAAGTAAAATGATGAATCCTTGTAACTTTTAGAATCGACCCTTCTTCCCACGGGGGGAAGTGTTCCGCTCTCACAGCGGGACCTTCCCCTCGTGGGTGTGCTCCCAAACTGTCAACATCTCATCCAAACTTCTGAAATAATTTTCATTCATACCTCCACATTGCTTGTTCTATTATTCTTCTTTTGTAAACAACACGTTTAAACCGCAAATCGTCAAAATATTTCACTTACCATCCCTGAGGACTCGTAGGCACACAAATAATCAGAGTTTTCTCTCCTTTCATTCCTCGTCACTTATTGCGTTGACATTCTCGGTTCTTTTCCTTATCCTCAATCCATAAGACCAATAAATCCTAAAGGATTGCAAGAAGAGGTTAAAAGTACGGGAATGGCAGCAGTTTCATATTGATCGACAAAATGGACAAAGAACTCACGAAAAAATACCGATTATTTCTAAAAGACAGCCTCCGCAAGGTCATTGATTTTTCTCAAACTGATCAGAACAGAGGAGTTGCGCCTCCTCCTCTTGAAAAACATTACGCAAAAGAATCCAAGCGAATTGACCTTCCCCAATACGACCAATTCAAAGATATCGGCAAGATCGATCTTAAAACTGCTATCAAAAACCGTGAAAGCCGCAGATCCTATAGCAATCAACCGCTCTCACGTGAAGAATTGTCTTTCCTTTTGTGGGCTACCCAGGGAATAAAACAGAAACTTGATCCCGGTCATGCGTTAAGAACGGTTCCTTCTGCCGGCTGCCGCCATGCACTTGAAACATATCTCTGTGTTTTGAATGTCCAGGGTCTTGATCAGGGTATCTACCGTTACCTTCCTCTTGAACATCAACTCCTGTTTGAATTTACTGAAGAGAATTTGAATAGCAAGATTGTTCAGGCTGTTCTTGGTCAACACTATCCGGGAGAAGCGGCCGTTACCTTTATCTGGACAACCATACCCTACAGGATGGAATGGCGCTATGATATCGCCGCCCACAAGGTCATTGCGATTGACGCCGGTCATGTCTGCCAGAATCTTTATCTTGCCTGTGAAGCAATAGGTGCAGGAACCTGTGCTATGGCTGCTTATGATCAGGAAGGGATAGACAAACTCCTCAGGATTGACGGACAGGATGAATTCACTATCTATCTTGCCTCCGTGGGTAAGAAATAAAGAGATAAAAATAGCAGAACTCTCAGAAAAATAAGGAGGCAAAAATGGAACTGGTATCTGCAGTGATTGGCAGAAGGAGTATTAGGAAGTTTGAAACAAAAGA containing:
- a CDS encoding SagB/ThcOx family dehydrogenase, with amino-acid sequence MDKELTKKYRLFLKDSLRKVIDFSQTDQNRGVAPPPLEKHYAKESKRIDLPQYDQFKDIGKIDLKTAIKNRESRRSYSNQPLSREELSFLLWATQGIKQKLDPGHALRTVPSAGCRHALETYLCVLNVQGLDQGIYRYLPLEHQLLFEFTEENLNSKIVQAVLGQHYPGEAAVTFIWTTIPYRMEWRYDIAAHKVIAIDAGHVCQNLYLACEAIGAGTCAMAAYDQEGIDKLLRIDGQDEFTIYLASVGKK